GTGGCCTCGTCGCCGGCCAGCTCCTCGACGGCCATGGGGTCGCCCCCGCTGAGCTCGCCGACCAGGCGGCGCACCTCCTCCCCCACCAGCACCGGGTCGTCGCCCTTCACCAGCCAGGCGTGGAGGGCGGTGCCGCCCGCCGGGGTCAACGGGCCTCCAGGACGGCGGCCACGGCGTCTGCGACACGGCGGGCGGCCCGCACGTCGGTGGTCCGGACCACCCGGTACCCGAGGGCGACGCCGACGCAGGCCGTGGCCAGCCCGGGCCGGGGACCGAGGTCCAGCACCAGCGGGCGGCCGGCGCGGCCGGCGCCCGGGAAGGGGAAGCCGGGGTCGAGGGCGATGCGTTCGGGCCGGATCCCTGCGGCCTCCGCCTGGGCGGCGCGGGCGTCGAGGGCGGCGGCGCCGGCGGCCCCGGGTACGGCGAGCACGACGGTGGCGCCGGCGCCGGCGGCTGCGGCCAGCCAGTCGGGCCCGGCCGAGCCGAGGCGGTCCTCGGCGAACGCGGCGCCCGCCTCAAAGGCGGCGACCGCCACGCCGGCCGACGTGGAGGCCACGCCCACCGGGGCCTCGTGCGCCGCCGCCAGCACCTCGACCGCCGCGACCAGGCCGTCGCCTCCGTCCACCACCGGTCCATCGCCTCGGTCCACCACCAGGGCGTCGGCCCCGTCGGCCACCAGCGCCCCGGCCCGCTCGACGCGCGACGCCTCGACCACGCCGATCACGAGCGCCCGGGAGCGGAGGTCGAAGGCACGCGACCCGAGGCAGAGGAGCACGGGGGGAACGTACACGGGCCCACCTCGACGGCGAGGCGGGGCGCCACCGCCGTCACCCGCACCACCAGGCGCCCGGCCGTGACCGTGGTCCCCGGGCGGGCGTTCGCCGCGGTGAGGACGAGCCCGGCCGGGTGGCGGTCCAGCACCGGGGCGAGGGCGGCACGGGCCGACCGGGAATCGCTGGTGAGCACCACGACCGACACGCCGCGCACCCCGCTCGCCCGCAGGGCGCCGAGCAGCGGCCCGGGGCGGGGGCGGTCCACCACCAGCACGGTGGCGTCACCGGAACGCCACAGCCGGGCGTCGCCGGCCAGCACCCGCCCGCCCGCCGACGGCGCCGGGGCGAGCATCGGCCACAGGCACACGCCCAGGGCGGCGACCGCCGCCGGGCCCCTCGCCCGGCGCACGGC
The Acidimicrobiales bacterium DNA segment above includes these coding regions:
- a CDS encoding dihydropteroate synthase, giving the protein MLLCLGSRAFDLRSRALVIGVVEASRVERAGALVADGADALVVDRGDGPVVDGGDGLVAAVEVLAAAHEAPVGVASTSAGVAVAAFEAGAAFAEDRLGSAGPDWLAAAAGAGATVVLAVPGAAGAAALDARAAQAEAAGIRPERIALDPGFPFPGAGRAGRPLVLDLGPRPGLATACVGVALGYRVVRTTDVRAARRVADAVAAVLEAR